In the genome of Pseudoalteromonas rubra, one region contains:
- a CDS encoding sensor histidine kinase, giving the protein MPGLSIAHKLYLALALTLLVVSLPLLSLVAWQTWMAALLAAILLGFAILRLLTRKLFAGLQALESGLLNFKDSDFSTLLAYQNDDELGRLCQLYNESAAQLRNEKQWIYQRELMLDKVLHSAPQVLLLTDDKGIVVFSNHSAKALLNCEHNLEGMKLEELARQANPALYNALSEATDGLFELQCNQDDKQTWHLSNGELLLNNQFHRLYIFKQLTRELNRQEVAVWKKVIRIISHELNNSLGPISSMLHSGKILANKLEDTRLERVFSTIDERISHLTEFVQGYGKFAKLPSPRLAPVALPELLTQLQAHWQFSYTQADTLPQSRQLLADAAQLEQLLINLLKNAHESGSAPDEVGIEVGFTAQHVQIRVVDSGQGMTEHIMANALIPFYSTKSSGTGLGLALCREIVEAHHGHIQLKNRAQGGLSVEIRLPLTTI; this is encoded by the coding sequence ATGCCTGGACTTTCTATCGCACATAAACTTTATCTGGCGCTGGCTCTGACCCTGTTGGTCGTCAGTTTGCCGTTGTTGAGCTTGGTGGCATGGCAAACCTGGATGGCGGCTTTACTGGCGGCAATTTTGCTGGGGTTCGCCATACTTAGACTGCTAACCCGAAAGCTATTTGCCGGTTTGCAGGCACTGGAAAGTGGTTTACTGAACTTTAAAGACAGCGACTTTTCGACTCTGCTGGCGTATCAGAATGACGATGAACTGGGCAGATTGTGTCAGTTATATAATGAATCGGCAGCACAACTCAGGAATGAAAAGCAGTGGATTTATCAACGTGAGTTAATGCTGGATAAAGTGCTACATAGCGCGCCTCAGGTATTGTTGCTGACTGATGATAAGGGCATTGTGGTGTTTTCTAATCACAGTGCAAAGGCCTTGCTTAATTGTGAGCACAACCTGGAAGGTATGAAACTGGAAGAACTTGCTCGGCAAGCAAACCCGGCTTTGTACAATGCTTTGTCAGAAGCCACGGATGGGTTGTTTGAGTTGCAATGCAACCAAGACGACAAGCAGACCTGGCATTTATCCAACGGTGAGTTATTACTCAATAATCAGTTTCATCGGCTTTACATCTTTAAGCAGCTTACTCGTGAATTAAATAGACAGGAAGTCGCGGTATGGAAGAAGGTGATCCGTATCATCAGTCACGAGCTAAATAACTCGCTGGGGCCGATTTCTTCAATGCTGCACAGTGGTAAAATACTGGCCAATAAGTTGGAAGATACGCGGCTTGAGCGGGTGTTTTCGACTATAGACGAGCGGATCAGCCATCTGACCGAGTTTGTGCAAGGGTATGGAAAATTTGCCAAATTGCCCTCTCCCAGACTGGCTCCTGTCGCATTGCCTGAGCTACTGACACAATTGCAAGCCCATTGGCAATTTAGTTACACGCAGGCGGATACCCTGCCTCAGAGCCGGCAGCTGCTTGCTGATGCAGCTCAATTGGAACAGCTACTGATTAATTTACTCAAGAATGCTCATGAGTCGGGTAGTGCCCCGGATGAGGTCGGAATTGAGGTGGGCTTTACGGCTCAGCATGTTCAGATCCGTGTTGTTGATTCCGGGCAGGGTATGACAGAACATATTATGGCTAATGCCTTAATTCCGTTTTACTCTACCAAATCAAGTGGCACAGGTTTAGGCCTGGCATTATGTCGCGAAATCGTGGAAGCACATCATGGCCACATCCAGTTAAAAAACCGTGCGCAAGGCGGTTTAAGTGTCGAGATCCGTTTGCCGCTCACGACCATCTGA